Proteins encoded together in one Lathyrus oleraceus cultivar Zhongwan6 chromosome 5, CAAS_Psat_ZW6_1.0, whole genome shotgun sequence window:
- the LOC127086982 gene encoding uncharacterized protein LOC127086982 isoform X1 gives MDFEACVKPKFCGGDDDDGNLHVKYLTSDVMEPVFCDDDFDLKDDDDDVLLSTRIPRIASLGKCSNKRDVFVKRLFDDSDSLHFKVKKSKVSMYDDHDKGEDDIHLSDKIVRPVKSSDKSFSSLKKDLALLEKLFEEGKRKTRVEEKRLQSIKREIEECCKELENNNKKVSCVKEAHSKMQGKIEECIKDFVVKEGKLYLMEDLIGERTQELKTKEIVLNQVKGNISKEIELRQVIDKIDKECGRKEGELKALSQKIAECTLELKAKEKDLHEMNKLIGGQTEKFESEKKKLLQVMSIMKDDHAQMKVFESMKMRFEGQIKEFESKEKRYESRVKELESDKKHFKIQVEKVISKVKQMKERVRELESKERLFDGRLKEFKSQEDEFEGRVKKFESKEYEFEGRVKELESEKKHFTSQAMELESKENQFDRKMKEVKSKEKELEGRLKDIKSREEEIECQVKDIKLKEEELEGRVMELESKEDEFEGRVKVFESTKKQLEGKVKAMESIKKQFERRFNELESKENILVGRVKEFESKKKEFELPLKELVKKLESKQKHFNNGMEVLESIEQLEGKVLESKERELEDHVKDLKSKEEDLEGRVKDIKLKEEELDGRVKEFESNKKHFESQFQNFKSKEKQFEGLWKELELKENKFKLKVKELTLKEKQFGGQVNDLESKANKIDRQLKETKLTEKQYEILSKYIVEEKDSGLQLDKCEKIDGVESLCSDVLVNLLESSDPAKLVLDIILNPTIPLCDWKGDNVVIINDSRINLLEQLMRISPNIKPCVREEALKLALDLKANMKENTENSLAILGFLLLLSIYGLVTSFIEDEILELFAFVAHHRIAVELFRTLGFANKVSDFVENLIKKKEFVGAVRFSCEYNLADKNQLVDLLQEHVRNAKQICETSCQNNNSNEIKDKARDREIASLKTVLRCISDHGLEPKVLFNKEIKYRILELKGYQGS, from the exons ATGGATTTTGAGGCTTGTGTTAAGCCGAAATTTTGtggtggtgatgatgatgatgggAATTTACATGTTAAATATCTCACTTCTGATGTGATGGAACCTGTTTTTTGTGACGATGACTTTGATTTGAAAGATGATGATGACGATGTTCTTTTGTCAACAAGGATTCCTCGGATTGCGAGTTTGGGAAAATGTAGTAATAAACGTGATGTGTTTGTTAAAAGGCTATTTGATGATAGCGATTCCTTGCATTTTAAAGTTAAGAAATCAAAGGTGTCAATGTATGATGATCACGATAAAGGTGAAGATGATATTCATTTGTCGGATAAAATTGTAAGGCCGGTAAAATCATCTGATAAGTCATTTTCTTCTCTGAAGAAAGACCTTGCATTGTTAGAAAAATTATTTGAGGAAGGAAAAAGGAAGACGCGAGTAGAAGAGAAGAGATTGCAGTCCATAAAGAGAGAGATTGAGGAGTGCTGCAAAGAGCTTGAAAATAATAATAAGAAAGTTAGTTGCGTTAAAGAAGCTCACAGCAAAATGCAGGGGAAAATTGAAGAATGTATCAAGGATTTTGTAGTGAAGGAAGGAAAGCTCTATTTGATGGAGGACTTGATTGGAGAGCGCACACAAGAACTCAAGACGAAAGAGATAGTACTTAATCAAGTCAAGGGTAACATTTCAAAAGAAATTGAACTTCGTCAAGTCATTGATAAAATTGATAAGGAATGTGGAAGGAAGGAAGGGGAACTCAAGGCTCTTTCCCAAAAAATTGCTGAATGTACTTTGGAACTTAAGGCTAAAGAGAAGGACCTGCATGAAATGAACAAATTAATTGGCGGACAAACAGAAAAATTCGAGTCTGAAAAGAAGAAGTTACTACAGGTAATGTCAATAATGAAGGATGATCATGCTCAAATGAAGGTATTTGAGTCAATGAAGATGCGATTTGAAGGTCAGATTAAGGAATTTGAGTCAAAAGAGAAGCGGTATGAAAGCCGAGTGAAGGAGCTTGAATCTGATAAGAAGCATTTCAAAATCCAAGTGGAGAAGGTCATATCAAAAGTGAAACAAATGAAAGAACGAGTTAGGGAACTTGAGTCTAAAGAGAGGCTGTTTGATGGCCGGTTGAAGGAGTTTAAATCACAAGAGGATGAATTTGAAGGCCGGGTGAAGAAGTTTGAATCAAAAGAGTATGAATTTGAAGGCCGGGTGAAAGAGTTGGAGTCAGAAAAGAAGCATTTCACGAGTCAAGCAATGGAGCTCGAATCAAAAGAAAATCAATTTGACAGAAAAATGAAGGAGGTTAAATCAAAAGAGAAGGAACTTGAAGGTCGATTGAAGGACATTAAGTCAAGAGAGGAGGAAATTGAATGCCAAGTGAAGGACATTAAATTAAAGGAGGAGGAACTTGAAGGCCGAGTTATGGAGCTCGAATCAAAAGAGGATGAATTTGAAGGCCGAGTGAAGGTGTTTGAGTCTACAAAAAAGCAACTTGAAGGAAAAGTAAAGGCGATGGAATCTATAAAAAAGCAGTTTGAAAGACGATTCAATGAGTTAGAGTCAAAAGAGAACATACTTGTAGGCCGGGTGAAGGAGTTTGAATCCAAAAAGAAAGAATTTGAATTGCCCCTGAAGGAGTTGGTAAAGAAACTGGAATCAAAACAGAAGCATTTCAACAACGGAATGGAGGTGCTTGAGTCTATAGAGCAACTTGAAGGCAAAGTACTTGAATCAAAAGAGAGAGAACTTGAAGACCATGTGAAGGACCTTAAATCAAAAGAGGAGGACCTTGAAGGTCGAGTGAAGGACATTAAATTAAAGGAGGAGGAGCTTGATGGTCGAGTTAAGGAGTTTGAATCAAATAAGAAGCATTTTGAAAGCCAATttcaaaacttcaaatcaaaaGAGAAGCAATTTGAAGGATTGTGGAAAGAACTTGAATTAAAAGAGAATAAGTTCAAATTAAAGGTTAAGGAGCTCACTTTAAAAGAGAAGCAGTTTGGAGGACAAGTCAATGATCTTGAGTCAAAGGCGAATAAAATTGATAGACAACTAAAAGAGACTAAGTTGACAGAAAAACAATATGAAATATTATCAAAATATATTGTTGAGGAAAAAGATTCAG GATTGCAGTTGGATAAATGTGAGAAAATTGATGGGGTTGAGTCACTTTGCAGTGATGTTTTAGTTAATCTGCTAGAATCATCAGATCCAGCAAAACTTGTTTTGGATATAATACTGAACCCCACTATTCCACTTTGTGACTGGAAAGGAGACAATGTTGTGATTATTAATGATAGCCGCATCAATCTACTAGAACAACTGATGAGAATCTCACCAAATATTAAACCCTGTGTTAGAGAAGAAGCATTGAAGCTAGCACTTGATTTGAAAGCTAACATGAAAGAAAATACTGAAAATTCTTTGGCGATTCTTGGTTTTCTATTGCTTTTGTCAATTTATGGATTGGTTACTTCTTTTATCGAAGATGAAATTTTGGAGCTTTTTGCATTTGTTGCTCATCACAGGATAGCTGTGGAGCTGTTTAGGACCCTGGGCTTTGCAAATAAAGTTTCTG ATTTTGTTGAAAATCTTATCAAGAAGAAGGAATTTGTTGGAGCTGTTAGATTCAGTTGTGAATATAACTTGGCTGACAAGAATCAACTAGTTGATCTCTTGCAAGAACACGTCCGGAATGCCAAACAGATATGTGAGACCAGTTGCCAGAACAACAACTCCAATGAAATCAAG GATAAGGCGAGAGATCGAGAAATTGCTAGTCTGAAAACTGTTCTACGGTGCATTTCAGATCACGGCCTAGAACCTAAGGTTCTGTTTAACAAGGAGATTAAATATCGCATTCTTGAGCTAAAAGGATATCAAGGCAGTTAG
- the LOC127086982 gene encoding uncharacterized protein LOC127086982 isoform X2, with protein sequence MDFEACVKPKFCGGDDDDGNLHVKYLTSDVMEPVFCDDDFDLKDDDDDVLLSTRIPRIASLGKCSNKRDVFVKRLFDDSDSLHFKVKKSKVSMYDDHDKGEDDIHLSDKIVRPVKSSDKSFSSLKKDLALLEKLFEEGKRKTRVEEKRLQSIKREIEECCKELENNNKKVSCVKEAHSKMQGKIEECIKDFVVKEGKLYLMEDLIGERTQELKTKEIVLNQVKGNISKEIELRQVIDKIDKECGRKEGELKALSQKIAECTLELKAKEKDLHEMNKLIGGQTEKFESEKKKLLQVMSIMKDDHAQMKVFESMKMRFEGQIKEFESKEKRYESRVKELESDKKHFKIQVEKVISKVKQMKERVRELESKERLFDGRLKEFKSQEDEFEGRVKKFESKEYEFEGRVKELESEKKHFTSQAMELESKENQFDRKMKEVKSKEKELEGRLKDIKSREEEIECQVKDIKLKEEELEGRVMELESKEDEFEGRVKVFESTKKQLEGKVKAMESIKKQFERRFNELESKENILVGRVKEFESKKKEFELPLKELVKKLESKQKHFNNGMEVLESIEQLEGKVLESKERELEDHVKDLKSKEEDLEGRVKDIKLKEEELDGRVKEFESNKKHFESQFQNFKSKEKQFEGLWKELELKENKFKLKVKELTLKEKQFGGQVNDLESKANKIDRQLKETKLTEKQYEILSKYIVEEKDSGLQLDKCEKIDGVESLCSDVLVNLLESSDPAKLVLDIILNPTIPLCDWKGDNVVIINDSRINLLEQLMRISPNIKPCVREEALKLALDLKANMKENTENSLAILGFLLLLSIYGLVTSFIEDEILELFAFVAHHRIAVELFRTLGFANKVSDFVENLIKKKEFVGAVRFSCEYNLADKNQLVDLLQEHVRNAKQICETSCQNNNSNEIKITA encoded by the exons ATGGATTTTGAGGCTTGTGTTAAGCCGAAATTTTGtggtggtgatgatgatgatgggAATTTACATGTTAAATATCTCACTTCTGATGTGATGGAACCTGTTTTTTGTGACGATGACTTTGATTTGAAAGATGATGATGACGATGTTCTTTTGTCAACAAGGATTCCTCGGATTGCGAGTTTGGGAAAATGTAGTAATAAACGTGATGTGTTTGTTAAAAGGCTATTTGATGATAGCGATTCCTTGCATTTTAAAGTTAAGAAATCAAAGGTGTCAATGTATGATGATCACGATAAAGGTGAAGATGATATTCATTTGTCGGATAAAATTGTAAGGCCGGTAAAATCATCTGATAAGTCATTTTCTTCTCTGAAGAAAGACCTTGCATTGTTAGAAAAATTATTTGAGGAAGGAAAAAGGAAGACGCGAGTAGAAGAGAAGAGATTGCAGTCCATAAAGAGAGAGATTGAGGAGTGCTGCAAAGAGCTTGAAAATAATAATAAGAAAGTTAGTTGCGTTAAAGAAGCTCACAGCAAAATGCAGGGGAAAATTGAAGAATGTATCAAGGATTTTGTAGTGAAGGAAGGAAAGCTCTATTTGATGGAGGACTTGATTGGAGAGCGCACACAAGAACTCAAGACGAAAGAGATAGTACTTAATCAAGTCAAGGGTAACATTTCAAAAGAAATTGAACTTCGTCAAGTCATTGATAAAATTGATAAGGAATGTGGAAGGAAGGAAGGGGAACTCAAGGCTCTTTCCCAAAAAATTGCTGAATGTACTTTGGAACTTAAGGCTAAAGAGAAGGACCTGCATGAAATGAACAAATTAATTGGCGGACAAACAGAAAAATTCGAGTCTGAAAAGAAGAAGTTACTACAGGTAATGTCAATAATGAAGGATGATCATGCTCAAATGAAGGTATTTGAGTCAATGAAGATGCGATTTGAAGGTCAGATTAAGGAATTTGAGTCAAAAGAGAAGCGGTATGAAAGCCGAGTGAAGGAGCTTGAATCTGATAAGAAGCATTTCAAAATCCAAGTGGAGAAGGTCATATCAAAAGTGAAACAAATGAAAGAACGAGTTAGGGAACTTGAGTCTAAAGAGAGGCTGTTTGATGGCCGGTTGAAGGAGTTTAAATCACAAGAGGATGAATTTGAAGGCCGGGTGAAGAAGTTTGAATCAAAAGAGTATGAATTTGAAGGCCGGGTGAAAGAGTTGGAGTCAGAAAAGAAGCATTTCACGAGTCAAGCAATGGAGCTCGAATCAAAAGAAAATCAATTTGACAGAAAAATGAAGGAGGTTAAATCAAAAGAGAAGGAACTTGAAGGTCGATTGAAGGACATTAAGTCAAGAGAGGAGGAAATTGAATGCCAAGTGAAGGACATTAAATTAAAGGAGGAGGAACTTGAAGGCCGAGTTATGGAGCTCGAATCAAAAGAGGATGAATTTGAAGGCCGAGTGAAGGTGTTTGAGTCTACAAAAAAGCAACTTGAAGGAAAAGTAAAGGCGATGGAATCTATAAAAAAGCAGTTTGAAAGACGATTCAATGAGTTAGAGTCAAAAGAGAACATACTTGTAGGCCGGGTGAAGGAGTTTGAATCCAAAAAGAAAGAATTTGAATTGCCCCTGAAGGAGTTGGTAAAGAAACTGGAATCAAAACAGAAGCATTTCAACAACGGAATGGAGGTGCTTGAGTCTATAGAGCAACTTGAAGGCAAAGTACTTGAATCAAAAGAGAGAGAACTTGAAGACCATGTGAAGGACCTTAAATCAAAAGAGGAGGACCTTGAAGGTCGAGTGAAGGACATTAAATTAAAGGAGGAGGAGCTTGATGGTCGAGTTAAGGAGTTTGAATCAAATAAGAAGCATTTTGAAAGCCAATttcaaaacttcaaatcaaaaGAGAAGCAATTTGAAGGATTGTGGAAAGAACTTGAATTAAAAGAGAATAAGTTCAAATTAAAGGTTAAGGAGCTCACTTTAAAAGAGAAGCAGTTTGGAGGACAAGTCAATGATCTTGAGTCAAAGGCGAATAAAATTGATAGACAACTAAAAGAGACTAAGTTGACAGAAAAACAATATGAAATATTATCAAAATATATTGTTGAGGAAAAAGATTCAG GATTGCAGTTGGATAAATGTGAGAAAATTGATGGGGTTGAGTCACTTTGCAGTGATGTTTTAGTTAATCTGCTAGAATCATCAGATCCAGCAAAACTTGTTTTGGATATAATACTGAACCCCACTATTCCACTTTGTGACTGGAAAGGAGACAATGTTGTGATTATTAATGATAGCCGCATCAATCTACTAGAACAACTGATGAGAATCTCACCAAATATTAAACCCTGTGTTAGAGAAGAAGCATTGAAGCTAGCACTTGATTTGAAAGCTAACATGAAAGAAAATACTGAAAATTCTTTGGCGATTCTTGGTTTTCTATTGCTTTTGTCAATTTATGGATTGGTTACTTCTTTTATCGAAGATGAAATTTTGGAGCTTTTTGCATTTGTTGCTCATCACAGGATAGCTGTGGAGCTGTTTAGGACCCTGGGCTTTGCAAATAAAGTTTCTG ATTTTGTTGAAAATCTTATCAAGAAGAAGGAATTTGTTGGAGCTGTTAGATTCAGTTGTGAATATAACTTGGCTGACAAGAATCAACTAGTTGATCTCTTGCAAGAACACGTCCGGAATGCCAAACAGATATGTGAGACCAGTTGCCAGAACAACAACTCCAATGAAATCAAG ATCACGGCCTAG